A window of Salvia splendens isolate huo1 chromosome 8, SspV2, whole genome shotgun sequence genomic DNA:
CATAACTTAATTATTGTGCACTTatcttaaataatttaaaacataaatacacaaaaaaaataatgtacGTATGTTACATTTAGTTAAGCCTTTTTTTGTGAAGGCAAAATATAACAATTTTGAAGTCTTAAAAATGCGCTCCTGTTTATCACAGTGGAAACACATGCAATGATGCAATGATGCAATGATGCaatcaatataaatatactGCATTGATAGTATTGTGAAATATGCTATGCATAgctcattttttttactaattataaccctttaaatcaaataataatattaagagatttattattttatcctTATAGCTGAAACAAGTGATTGTTTAGTTTTAAGGGATATATTAATTAGAAatctattaataatattaagagaattattattttatcctTTTAGCCGAAACAAGTGATTGTTTAGTTTTAGCCTTTTACGGGATATATTAATTAGAAATCTATTTTGAAGTTACAAAGCAGGCAATAAGGTAAATTGTCGACAAAATCACCAACCTTGGTCAAATATGTGATTAGTCttttaaattacaaaaatagtTGATGATATTATAATCCGAGCATTTTAAATTTAGTGACATGACAAATGACTGCCAAGGTGTACTCTTAAACAATATTGTTGAAATAGCCAAACATTTTGTCCACATTTTTCATATCATGCATAATTTCTCCAATTTTGGGTTTATGAGAAAAATATATCAAAGTTTTGATATATTAAGAGACTACTTTATAGTATGATGCGGGATTGAGAAGAAAATCGATAatttttttgacattttttcCGGAAATTtactcaaaacaaaacaatatagAGTATTcactagtaatatttttatcattatttttaaataagaaaCTACTCCGTAATGTAAAAACATAGGGCTATGGCTGCAATTAATGGGCTTCCACATTAAGCCCAAAGTAGTATTGTACGTAGTAGAGCCcatcatattttaaaaatgggCCACATTTAAAAACAAATGGGCCCAATTCTTCAAAAGTTCGCTAATCATTAGCTTCGACCGCCAATCGACCTCTCCATCGCCGCCGTGATTTCTAACCACTCCCAATCCGGCCACCGTCTCCAGATTGGTGTCAATTTCACAGTGAATCGGTTAAATCCGCAGTTGAGCTGATTTAAATGGCAGTCGTCTCGTCTGTTTGCGAGCTTGGTGGAATCAGTCGCACTTTCTCACTCTAGCTGCTATGGTTTCGCATTTTATCAGGATGCTTTCTCATTGAATGTGGTCGATGATTATTTACTCCGTAATTCATGATTCGATCGttgataagagagaagcaaagAGGTTCAGGTTTATTAAGATCATTATCTGGTGGAAGATTTGTCTTAGGTCACAATGTGACTCACTTTCCAAAAGGAATTTCAACGCTGTGTTCAAAAGGCCCCTCTCGGTGGAGCTTATTAGGGAAGCTAGAGAGAGAGTTGAAGGAACACAAAATCGATGAGGCTTGGGAGACTTATAACAACTTTGTGCGTGTTTATGGCTTTGTCGATCAATCTCTGGTGGCTAATCTGATTACTGAGTCTTCGTATTCATCTGATTCCAAATCTCTTCGTATGGCTTCTCATTTAGTTGTTAGGCTTTCAAAGGAGAGGCTGGTTTTGCTTAAACCTGAGGTGATGACGAAGCTGCTCCTTTCTTTGGCCCGGGCTCAGATTCTTGTTCCAGCTGCAAGGGTTTTTAGAGTGATGCTGGAGAATAAGATCTTGCCGCCTTTGGAAATCTTGCAGATGGTTTTTCTACATTTGGTGAAGACAGAAACTGGGACATATTTAGCATCCAATATTTTGGGGGAAATTTGCTGTAGTTTAAAGGAAGGGAGAGTAAACAGAACAATGACAAGGCCTGATGTTATGGTTTTCAACCTTGTTCTTTCTGCTTGTGTTAGATATGGAGCTTCTTTACAGGGGCAACTGATTATGGAGCTGATGCCGGTAGTGGGAGTCGCGGCAGATGCCCATACCGCTGTGATTATTGCACGTATACACGAAATGAATACCGCGAGAGACGAGTTGAAGAAGTTGAAAGAATGTGTGGATATGGTTCCGGTTAGTTTGGTTCATTACTATCTGCCCTTTTATGACTCTTTGTTGAGCTTGAATTTTATGTTCAATGATATCGATAGCGCATCTACACTTTTGTTAGATCTGTCTGAGTTATATTTAAGGGATCGGAATGAACAGAGATCCTGCAATGTTTCGATTGGATCTGACAATATAAAGATGGGGTTGAAGCTGCAGTTTCTACCTCAGCAGCTGCACAAGGATTTTGTGTATAAACTCAACCAAAGGCAGGAGCTGCTATTGCATAAGAATGGAAATTTTGTTCTGACCACAAAAGGGTTGGCCAAGCTCATCACAGGGTACAAGAGAGCAGGGCGAATCAATGAGCTCTCGAGGCTTTTGATCACCATTCAAGAGATGCTCAATTCACCAGATAAAAGCAGCCCTTGTTCTCAGGTGATCGATGCTTGTGTTTACTTGGGGTGGCTCGAAACAGCTCATGACATACTTGAGGATTTGGTAATGGAAATTGAAAATCACTCGGTTTTTTTAAGTTCATATGCATTGCTCTTGTCTGCTTATTACAGTAGAGATATGGTGAGGGAAGCAGAAGGGCTAGTGAGACAAATCCAAAGACTCGGTTTTGACATAGAAACATCCTCAAAGATTTCGGATTCAGAAGATAAACACACATCAAATTTGGCCAACTCGATCAGCCAAACAAtgagggaagaagaagatggaggAGTCTCACTACATCAGTTCAATTCCTCCATCTTCTTCTTTGCAAAGGCCAAGATGATCGAAGATGCAAGAGAGACATACCGGAAAATGCAGAAGCTGAAGATCCACCCTAATGCTTCCACATATTTCTATCTTATATGTGGGTACAGTTCTTTGGGGATGTTTCGTGAGATTACTATCTTGTGGGGTGACATCAAGAGGAGCATGGTGAATCGAAATACAGTATACAAGAGAGAATTGTATGAGTTGGTGCTGCTGAATTTTATTCAGGGAGGCTATTTTGAGAGGGTGATGGAGGTTATTCATCTCATGATGGAGAATGATATGTTCTTGGATAAGTGGGGCTATAAAACTGAGTTCTTGAAGTTTCATACGAACCTTTACCGGACCTTGACTTTGGCCGAGGCTAAGGACGAGGCGCAACGCATGAGGCTCGAGCATGTGAAAGCGTTCCGGAGATGGGCTGGCATAAGTTAAACATAGTGGAAGTTTGTAAGTATGCGATCTGTAACTAGGAACTAATTTTTGTGGACTTACCAAAATAGAGTAACTTATAAGTGGACTATTCATAGTATACTAAGGTTTATATGTGTTCTAATTTATCATGTTTTACTATACGAGTCTCATGAGAACACGTAGTAAAATCAGTAATTGATCAAGATTAGGAGTGTATAATTAGAAACATGTTTGAGTAATTATTACACTTGGTAATTAGTGGGTATACTAAACGAGTTTGGTCATGATTTCCAAGCTTCGGATACTATTCAAgttaattttggtattttgaataGTCTATATAaagatatttttatataatactgTAAGCCAAATATAAATAACTAGCCCCACACAATTTAAAAGCATTTTCCATCGAATTTCGACGAGTTACACATGGCTCACTTTTGCACCTCGTCTCGAAGATGCAATCACATTATATTGAATGTAACCGAGACAAAGTGGGATTTATAGGAACCTTGCAGAATGCTGATATTACAGATTCCcatttatttcataattctaTGTACCTCATACTCCATAAGCCAGGAAAATTATACAGTTTTCAAAATTGCAAAGGTATAtaaacagaaaatagaaataaaagtaGAAGAGAATAAACATTCTAACCAAAAGAAGTGTTAGACGGTAACAGCACTCACACTGAAGGTGCTGCAAAGAGCAAATAGCATTTGTAAGTTCGTTGTGTtccaaaaaaaaactcaaaatcgTGGCACTCAGCGTTGAACTCTAAACTTATGAACATCTCACTCTCCCTTCCAGATATGCACAAGGAAGAAGAATGAGAGGGTAACAAGAAAATGTAATGTTTGCAAAATTGAGAGCTTCAAATTGGATAGATGAAAAGAGAACAGGAAGCCACATTCAGAATGCACAAGAAAGCTAAATTCACCTACAAAATATTTGGAAGTTGAGAGTCCAATCTGTGCTGCAACTCCTTGATCTTGATCGAAAGCTCCGAGTTCTGCTCCTTATAGCTTTGCAGCAAGTAGTCTTTTCCTTTATTCAATTCTTTCAGCTCACTCACTTCCCTCCTCAACATTTCAATCCTTTCCCCATTTCTCCCTTTCTCTGGAGACTCCATGTTGTTTTCGACTTCTGGGTAACCATTCACATGCCCGTTGTTCTCAGCTGGCCAAATGGGGACTGTAGGGAGTTTCTCACCTGAGTGGACATGTCCGACACAGCGATCTGCTATTGCCTTGCGTAGCCTCTGTACCTCCTGATCTGATTCAAACAAATCCCTGTTTGCAGCATCCAGACAAGATTGCAAGTGCGAAGAATGTGAAACCTGTGCGGCAACAGAGGTTTGCACTTCTGCAATTTGATCTTGCATTTCTAGTATCATGTCATCTCTTCTCTTTAGCTGCTGTCTCAGCTTTTGTATGACCTCCCGCTTGCAGAAAATGTCGGAACCAGATTCTGAGACGCAAGGGGAGTCGGAGCTGTTAGATTGGTGGAAAGGTTTCTGGGGCAGCTCCAGGCGGTCAGGAGAAGACGACCACATCACGCCATTTTCTTTATTGAACTCTGAAATGGGAACAGTCACTAGTGGAAGAGCCATTTCAGGTTCTGACATCATCTGACCATTGGCGTGTGGTTTGATTTCCATCACATTCCCGGATCCTATTTTACGAATACATAGATCAGTGAAGTAGAGATAGTTAGAAAGCTCAAAAGATAACCTGTTAAATTTTATGGAAAATTTAGAGAGGAACATAATAGGAGTAGTTAAATACAAAGGGGCAAGCATGAATTTAGTATTTGATTACATGGTCAGGAAGGAACTATCAATAATGCCAATTCTCTTGACCATATATCAATAATGCAAGTAATTGTGAATGGTGAACTAGATCACTACTTCCATCAGGCCAAATACTGGAATCAATGCTCCCTAAAGACACATTTTCAACCCAGCAGTACAAGTTTTCTCCGGCACGAGAAAATTGAGGAAAATCGAGTTCGGTTGTACAAATATGCATATGCAGGTATATGTTTTACGTATTCGAGGTAAATCTTAGCACACTCCAAATCTGAGGAATCAATATTATTAAGGCTTTTGACTGGGACTAAGATGTGATTACCTGAATAATGGCTGTAGCAAACATCTTCATCTTGAGGATAGCAAAAGGCATTTGAATGCATTGGGCAGCTTCCTGATTTCTTTCCATTGGTAGATTTTCCATTAACTGCAATTACAGTAAACTCTCAGATAATATAAATAGAATTTTCTGGAATAGTTGCATGAACATGCATTCAATACCTTTTAAGCTTGGACTACTGCTGTCCAGTTGTTTAGCATCAAGGACCTGTTTGAGCTTATACCCAAGGCGCATTGACAAAGTACTAATCAGTGCACTCCCTGCAATAAAAATCCAATTTGGTCCCTCCCCTGGAACATTTCTCGACCTCCGGGGTGCCTCAGTGGCTCTTGGCTTCATTGGTAAAGCTatagaaatgcagaccaaaagCTTCTCTGGCATGCACACAAATTCTGCTTTTGAATCATGAAAAATACAACAATTACTTTacagaaaaaaattaatttatcattTGTTAATCAAAATGTTCTTTTTCAATGTCCATGCACACTCCAATatatccataaaaatatgtaatgTAGCTCTCCAACAAAAAATGCTGAAGTGAATGTCCATAGAATTATTGGCAGTCAATTATGCTCGTATTGAACAAGTTCTGTGTGTGCATCTCTCGTTTTAGTTCACATACTGACTTGACTATCTGTAAATCCTAATGACAAATCCTTACGCTAGTTACTAAAATATTGTTTTCTTTCAGAAAAAATATGTTTGCACAGTTCATCTCAAGAACTGTTGTAGAATCCCTACCTTGTATATATGCTATTCTGACTTTTCTTCCAAATCTTTGTCCTAATCCAAGTAACCCCAATTCATTTAGGCTACATCACACAAACGGTAACTCTGACTCTGTGAGTAGTTGGACCTTTAGCCATAAAACACAAACTAAAAGTGTTCCATTCTAGAATCACCTAGTTGATTGCATTTTGCATAACTAAAAACTGACTAGCTAAGCTATAAAGACAACATAACACAAAGCTTCCCAACAGAACAGCCTATTAAAAGATAATCTCAAAACACGGGAGAAAATAGACCGCACTCCACTgctgtattttattttttgtgttcagGTCTGTACACTGTATGCTCTTATCACAAACTCATGGACACATTTTGCTAAAAAGAATCGTATGAATAACAAGGAGATGGCATTAACTGTCCGAGTAGAGAGTAGAACAGAAGAACTACGAAACTATCATGTATTGACTATCGTATAGAAATTCGTCCATATTTATGAAAACCGATTAACCAAACCACCAGCCACAGATAATTCCAAAACCTCATAATTGCTACATTACTCATACATTCTCAACCACATCCTTCTATTCAGAGCTCAACCAGCTAGTAATTTAGTTTACACGGAGATACATACAGTAACGCAATCAATAACCCCCAACAGAAGCAAGCGCgcgaaataaataaaataattgaaaagtaAAAGAATCCGCTAAAATAGGATAAAGATTCCACCAAGCTCGCAACCAGTCTCACACGGCTGCCATTTCAATCAGCTCCATTGCCGTATTACCAAGCTGGAGTCGGTGGGTGGCCGGGTTGAGTGTGGGTAGAATCACGGCGGTGGAGAGAGCGATTGACGGAGGAAATGGGGAAAGTGAGACGAAGTTAGGGCGGCTTTTTCTAAATATATTGATCTAAATCCTAATTCTTGTGCAGTTTTTGCTACTCCAATTATTTTGGTAGTTAGTATTAACCGTTTAGTACGCAGCTAAAAATACGTAGTAAATATAAAATGGTCTAATTTTTtggtaataaaataataatttgattttatgaatcttcattaatatttaaatattattcataACGTATGTAACGGCTGTAACGACAATTAAAACAGGAAAAAAACAATAAACCATGAAAAAGTGCTATACCACTCATTCTCAGATACTACTACTACCAAGTaaagaattaaataaagtaaagcTTTGTTAATATACGTATCAAACTATCCCTCTTTATAGTTTATGGGTATGCTATTTATTGTCGGACTTCTCTACCGGTATTTTCGTAACGTTTTTCaataatattgatttttttgtacTACTAGACAAAGCACACATTTTCTAGAATTATTCTACTTGTGATTTCTCATTGTCATGTTCTAGTTCTGGTAAATAAAAGCATGTGTTTATCCAATGCACAATTTTTAGACAAAAAGCGAAGAAATGTCATACTATCAACAAAGACGAAGACCAAACTATACATAAATTATCACCAAATAATAAAGTACTAAAAAATAAAGCTGTGATGAAGCATATTATACCATTTTGTTTGCCTGTCACCATATGCTCTCACGTGAAGTACATGTCACTCACTAATATATGAGGAAATAGTAAACCCATTTGTCACGTTTAGTACTTTACAGATACAGATACAGATACAGATACATGTCTGATGTCTATTCCTACTTACATTTTACTATAACACACAAATTTTAAGTAAATCAAAAATTCGTTTATAAACGACCAATTATCAATAGCTGCATAAGTTCAGAAAATCCAACAAAGTGGAATGCAAGAGATCAAGAGGCAAATAGCCTAAGAACTTCCTTCTCTGCGACTCAAAATAGGACATGTCTGAACGAAGCTTGTGTTCCTCGGTGAGGCCATCGTCTATCGTGAGCCACCAAGAGATGCAACCTTGGGTATCATCAGGGTCTACATGTGCCACCAGTCGAGCTATCTCGCCCTGCTCCAACTCGAACGCCAGTGATAAGAAATCTCTGTTTGCTTTGATGCCGACTGCGAGAGCTTCCTCATGCAGCCACTGGATGATTTGGCTAGCAACCTATAAAAGAATTTTGCCAACATTACAACATATACATAGATAGCTGTATAAGTGTTATTGTACATCTACTTGTCAGGACCATACAGGACGCGCCATAACATCTAGAACGGTGTCACATATGAAGAAAGTTTTGTGTATGAATTCGTAAAAGCACCATTTGCAACTCAAGAACATGTTCTATAGTTCACATTAAAAAGAGAAACGTGGCCATTTTCATATATGATTTGAGTCTATACTAAAGAGCAGCTTGTGCAATGTGCAAGAACAAACAGGTGAAATATTTCTAGGTTTCAACTTTGTGACGAGACCCCTTAGCTTTTTGTGAGCAACATAGCAAAATATTATGATAACAGAAAGTTGGCACTAAATATTTTCAGATGCCATTCACATACCTGCTGAATAAGTATTATAGGAAGATCTGCCAAGTCACAGTCGTATCCATTAATAGAGCTGACAGCTTCAGATTTTCCTTTGAAAAGACCTAGAATATTAGGAGCACCTTCACCATGTACGCTAATGGAATCATCAATCACCACAACCTTAGTCCAGAACTGGGATCTTACAACCTTCCCGTTGCCAGTGCCGGGTCTCTGAATTTGGCTAGCAGCATGAATGATGGATTCAGGAATCTTCATTGAAAGTGTCCATGAAGATGTCCGAGAGTGCCAGGTTGGATGAGAAAATAATTGGACGTACGGTGTCCTGTGAACCTTCAAGTGCATAAAATACACTTAATCAGTCTGTGCATAAGAACTTAATCcagattaattaaaatatatgtataattattGATGGTTTTTAGTAAATTTAAGAGTAGAATTTATGTTATTTGGCATTTATAATGTCAAGTTGTCAAGAACGAGATGCAGTACATACCAGATTTTCCAGCATAGACAGGACCTTATTTGAGAATATTCTGTGACCAAGAGACATGCAGAAATGCCCTAGTACGCTAGAATTGTCCTTAGCTGGCTGGCCAGGAATTTGACTCTTTCTTAAAGGCATGGCTTTGGATTTTGCTCTGACAAACACATACTCATGAAATAATTGTCGCAAATAAATCTCAAAACCAAGTTGTCTTGGGACCCTTGATCTCTCTGCTTTATCAATAGCTTTTCCATAATCTTGTTCGTCAAATGATTCCACATCTACATTTGAAGTTTCTACAGAATTTACTTCCGATGCACT
This region includes:
- the LOC121746229 gene encoding pentatricopeptide repeat-containing protein At4g17616-like, producing the protein MIRSLIREKQRGSGLLRSLSGGRFVLGHNVTHFPKGISTLCSKGPSRWSLLGKLERELKEHKIDEAWETYNNFVRVYGFVDQSLVANLITESSYSSDSKSLRMASHLVVRLSKERLVLLKPEVMTKLLLSLARAQILVPAARVFRVMLENKILPPLEILQMVFLHLVKTETGTYLASNILGEICCSLKEGRVNRTMTRPDVMVFNLVLSACVRYGASLQGQLIMELMPVVGVAADAHTAVIIARIHEMNTARDELKKLKECVDMVPVSLVHYYLPFYDSLLSLNFMFNDIDSASTLLLDLSELYLRDRNEQRSCNVSIGSDNIKMGLKLQFLPQQLHKDFVYKLNQRQELLLHKNGNFVLTTKGLAKLITGYKRAGRINELSRLLITIQEMLNSPDKSSPCSQVIDACVYLGWLETAHDILEDLVMEIENHSVFLSSYALLLSAYYSRDMVREAEGLVRQIQRLGFDIETSSKISDSEDKHTSNLANSISQTMREEEDGGVSLHQFNSSIFFFAKAKMIEDARETYRKMQKLKIHPNASTYFYLICGYSSLGMFREITILWGDIKRSMVNRNTVYKRELYELVLLNFIQGGYFERVMEVIHLMMENDMFLDKWGYKTEFLKFHTNLYRTLTLAEAKDEAQRMRLEHVKAFRRWAGIS
- the LOC121745276 gene encoding uncharacterized protein LOC121745276, with product MPEKLLVCISIALPMKPRATEAPRRSRNVPGEGPNWIFIAGSALISTLSMRLGYKLKQVLDAKQLDSSSPSLKVNGKSTNGKKSGSCPMHSNAFCYPQDEDVCYSHYSGSGNVMEIKPHANGQMMSEPEMALPLVTVPISEFNKENGVMWSSSPDRLELPQKPFHQSNSSDSPCVSESGSDIFCKREVIQKLRQQLKRRDDMILEMQDQIAEVQTSVAAQVSHSSHLQSCLDAANRDLFESDQEVQRLRKAIADRCVGHVHSGEKLPTVPIWPAENNGHVNGYPEVENNMESPEKGRNGERIEMLRREVSELKELNKGKDYLLQSYKEQNSELSIKIKELQHRLDSQLPNIL